The genomic DNA GATTCGACACCACCTGCGCACAACAAATGAGCCTCCGTGTCGCACATCCACTCGCCGCCCAGCAATCTCGTACCTTTTTGACTCAGATCCTTGTGACACAACACAAACGCTGCAGAAGCTGAGCCAATGGTTAATGAAGCAAAAGCAGGCTTGATCGATTTTCGGGTCAGCGTTTCATCTCGAATTAACGAATCAATTGTCCCTTCGACCAATGGACGCCCGATTTCTGCTCCGACAATAACACCAGCCTGAATCTGCCTCAATTCAATCATCTGAGCCAGCATGACGGCTCCGTTCAGCAAACCCAGACAGGCATTACTCAGATCAAGCACGAGAGCGGAATTGGGTAATCCCGCTCGATAATGCACGAGATTTGCAGTCGCCGGCTCCATTTGATCGCGACAGACGGAGCCATGCAGCAGGGCTCCCAGTTTCTCAACGGGAAGTTCTGAAGCCTCAATCGCCATCCTTGCGGCGACTGCACTGATCGGTCCCGGTTGACTACGCGGAGGAAAAAATCGTCGTTCCCGAATGCCGGTCATCAATTCCAGACGACCTTCCGGCAAGCCGAGACGTTCGTAGACATTCGCCAGCTGCTGCTCTACCTGCTCGGAAGACACAATTTCCTTAGGCAGCACATAGCCAATCGACTCCAGACAAACATTATCAAATCGCATCTACAGATTTCGTTCTATTTCAAATCAAAGGTTTGGGAACTATCCAGGAACCGTTAACAATGTCTGATCGATTCAAAATAATCGGGGTGGCGGGGGCGCTCCGCGTTAGCAGAAGCCCCCGGAAGTTCTATCATTCGGGGGCTTCTCTTCGAGAGCGCCCCCGCCACCCGGTTTTAGTAATGACCAGAATGAATCCAATTTGGTGTATTGTCAGGAGTTCTAAGCCTATTAGAGCATTTTGCAAACAGCTTTGCAGTCATCACCACTGAATTAACGAGAACCACCCGAAAGCCAGCAGTTGCTCAATGATCATAAATAATCTCACGTTGGGTGGCACGCCCCAGAACGAAGTAATGGGCGTGGTGATGCCCCAAGACCAC from Rubinisphaera italica includes the following:
- a CDS encoding 3-oxoacyl-ACP synthase III, producing the protein MRFDNVCLESIGYVLPKEIVSSEQVEQQLANVYERLGLPEGRLELMTGIRERRFFPPRSQPGPISAVAARMAIEASELPVEKLGALLHGSVCRDQMEPATANLVHYRAGLPNSALVLDLSNACLGLLNGAVMLAQMIELRQIQAGVIVGAEIGRPLVEGTIDSLIRDETLTRKSIKPAFASLTIGSASAAFVLCHKDLSQKGTRLLGGEWMCDTEAHLLCAGGVESEEHGDSRPRMETDSEALLHAGIKLAKATWERTKRTLEWTDEDVDRAFTHQVGKAHRNLLMEGLGLSTDCDYPIYDRFGNTGSAALPLSLALGAEQGFVQPDSRAALLGIGSGLNSLMLGLDWKTVGVKGTVWEGE